The following DNA comes from Mugil cephalus isolate CIBA_MC_2020 chromosome 6, CIBA_Mcephalus_1.1, whole genome shotgun sequence.
cctcatccctccatgaaacatgggggcgctaatgtcctggtttgggcctgttctgctgcatctgctcatcattgatggaccaatgaactgtgaattctaccagtgaactctgaaagaaaatgtcaggacatgagtccatgagctgaatgtgaagagaaacagacaaggagcccaagaacaccagtggttctccagaagaaccagatgaatgtttaggaacaagtcaaagtcctgaccttcatccagtagaaatgttggagcatcagctgatgagaggaaaccaccaaatTCCTCCAAgatgctgtagacactgatcagctgttacctcTCTGATGTGTTATATTGACTCATTTTACTGAACAACAGTCTAACATTTATGTTTCTTGTGTAGTTGGGTTCCTTTTAtaaagaaatgtagaaaattctgaaggatCTAAAACCATTTCAGCAGCTTTCTGAGTATTTaggttattgtgttgtttagttatttgttcattttctgtcattaaataattaaatcaactTGTAAAGAgtctttttaataaatgcacTGACTCAAACACTTTGACAaacttgagtttatttattaaaccatGTAGATTCATACAAAGATCAGAAGAAGTAAAGGTGAAGAGCAGTTATGTCTGGACCCTATTTCTTAGTGAGGGTCAGCGGTTTGTTCTCGCTGCCTCTGCTGATCCCACAGTAATAATCAGCCGAGTCGTTCTGATCCAAGTTCCTCAGCGTCAGCGAACCGTTGGCGGCAGCCGAGATTTTCTCAGGACCGACGCCGTCGCCGTACTTCTGGACAAAACCGGTCATGAACCCGAGGGTGACGAGGAGCTGAGGCCCACCTCCAGCTGCCTTCCTGTACCAGCTGAGGGTGGAGGCcctggtggaggtggtggcggaggtggtggtggaggcatccagcagggggcactGCAGCACGGCGTCCTGTCCGGCTCTCACCTGGACGGTGGAGGCCGGGGAGGCGGTGGCATGAAGCTGAAGACCTGGACAAGGTTAAAGGACCAGAGGGGAGGAGTTAGTGACATCTAGAGGTGAAGACGCACATTACAGCTTCTCTTTCTGCTCATAACACGATGAAAACTTCTACCAAACTTTATCCAGCTGTACATGTTCATGGATGTATTATATATTCTCccatgctaattctgtacattgaTTTTTTGCTTACactatttatatattatattgatatattttaatttattttaattggtctttctttttcttgttgttcttttatCTGCAACTGAgttactgtgaccaagcaactTAGATTTAATTTCTTCAAACAGGTCCCTTAAACTTTATACTTATAACAGAAAATAtgattaataaaacaataaaaagcaataaCCCAAAAGTCACCTGAATGTGAGAGTTCATATTAGATAAAAAGTCCAGATGGCGATTAAATAAAGAGATTTATCACAATATTGTTTATTGTAAGTTGAAAGATTAAAGGGCAAGTGTAGAGAATCTAGTGACATCTAGAGGCGAAGATGCAAATTACAGCCTCaaactcttttatttctgttctgatAATGACACAGTGAAAACATAATCATGAAAACTAGATTTAATTTCTGCAAACAGGTCCCTTGAAGTTTATTATAATCACAGAAAATATGTCTACCAATAAAAAGCCGAAATTACTAAATGTGAGTAAAACTTTAAACAAACATTAGAACGAGAGTTCTTATCAAATAAAAGTCAagatgaatataaaataaaaatatttcttttcttgtgaaTTCATGTGTTGATTATTTTTCCCTttagaccaaaacaaaaacagaaaagatcaAGTTCACTGACAGAAAACAGTTTTCAGTTCTAATGAATGAGTGAGACCAGGCGGGAATGTCTTATTTTAGGGGGATTTTCAGGTgattctttaaaatgaaatgctaaAAGCTGACTCACCGCTGAGAGCGAGGACCAGCGTCCAAAGCAGAGCAGAATCCATCATCGACTGACGGAGGAAActcatcctgctgctgttgttcatCAAATCAGTCGAGCGTTTCAGTAAAAACATCTCCAACGAACTCTCGATGTGAAAAAAACCTCGTCTGTTCTTCCCTGTTTTTAAACACCTGGTACATTTAGATCCTCGGCTCTAAGAGGAAACTGGCACAAATAGACCAGTAACGTACCTGCAGAGTATATACGGGAATCTTTAAGTTAATTTCAATagatttttaagactttttccaGACCTTCTCAGTATTTTTTAATATCTGACGCcatcagtgacacctttaaCTTAACAGTTTTAGTTTACAATAAAAGCTATAGACCACTATCATACAACAGAATGTGAATAGGAGAATTAATCTAAGACTGAACACATGTTTAGTATATAAACACAAGTATAAAGTCAAAACTAGTTCCATGCATATACAACAGTTTGTCAGTTATTCCATCGGTTCACAGAGAAATCAGATTATAAATACTTTCACTTTGTTGAAGCACCTTATCTTCCtatgtatgttgtgttttttaggtgtccttgtcctattctgtgtttttatttttctacatcagtattttattgtcttcCAATACCAGCCTGCTACGACGACCTCATTTCCCTTCGTGTGCCTCTGAATTTCCGCCCACATAAGTTCTGGGACAAGTCacattttttcagtgtttttggattCAACCTCAAAATATAACTCAAAAAGCCTTCAAATTTTAAGTCATGATAAAActttttaaccctttttaaGGGTCTTAATTTACCCAACTTCTCAACCTTTAATACTTTTCAAGACTCTGCAGACGCCCTGACTTATACACTTTTAATGCTTCACGTAATAATTCACACCAACAACTGAATCATTTGGAATtcataaaaactaaatctgcttcactttgtctggttctggttctggttctgggagGACACAGTTGACCTGTCCCAGATGCTTCATAGGGGACTAAtgaaacttaaacttaaaataatagaaaataatgtGTTATAACTTAATTAATATAACTCATTTATTTAAGGAAAAAGTCATCATGTCATATTACTTTATTCTTATTGTTACATCACCGTCATCTTCAACGACTAAGCTCAGTGACCTCGTTCTAGACCAATATTACATCTGGATGCTGCAATatgacatttaatattttactgtagCTGAACACGGCTCAACACGTTATATCAAACTGGACCAAGTCTGTCATTAACGTTGTTACGGTGACACTGATGAAAAAGTACCGTCAGCAGCACATTTGTTATGTGGTGGAATATGATCCTACTTCACACAGTTGTTCTTCATTTAAAAGTCTGATCACCCTAAAATCTAAAACTTCAATGTTGCCTTTAACTGCGGTGACAAGCTTCTGCTAGAAGCCATTAGCCTATCACTAGCCTCCTGTTAGCCGCTCGCTAGCCTCCCATTAGCCTGCAGCAAGTCTCCCTTTAGTCTCCCGTTAGCCTCCGGCTAAATTCCAGCTAGTCTCCCGCTAGCCTCCCGCTAGTCTGCCATTAGCCTATCACTAGCCTCCTGTTAGCCTCCGCTAACCTCCCATTAGCCTGCAGCAAATCTCCCGTTAGCCTCCCATTAGCCTGCAGCAAGTCTCACTTTAGTCTCCCGTTAGCCTCCGGCTAAATTCCAGCTAGTCTCCCGCTAGCCTCCTGTTAGCCTCCCGCAAGTCTGCCAT
Coding sequences within:
- the sid1 gene encoding secreted immunoglobulin domain 1 codes for the protein MFLLKRSTDLMNNSSRMSFLRQSMMDSALLWTLVLALSGLQLHATASPASTVQVRAGQDAVLQCPLLDASTTTSATTSTRASTLSWYRKAAGGGPQLLVTLGFMTGFVQKYGDGVGPEKISAAANGSLTLRNLDQNDSADYYCGISRGSENKPLTLTKK